In Haliotis asinina isolate JCU_RB_2024 chromosome 15, JCU_Hal_asi_v2, whole genome shotgun sequence, one DNA window encodes the following:
- the LOC137265424 gene encoding phospholysine phosphohistidine inorganic pyrophosphate phosphatase-like, translating to MMAAWYEQTVDGVLLDITGVLYNSGPGRGSVIPGSVDAVDRLRQAGLPIRFCTNETTSTKSALVEKLQFHGFNLTEADVFPPAPAVCSILKRRHLRPFLLLHPNAKANFAEIDTSNPNCVVMGDAVDEFSYENMNKAFQLLMSLEEPVLISMGRGKYYKEDNDIVLDLGAFMKALEYACDIEAEVVGKPSPSFFNAALEDMGVTSDKVVMVGDDVVNDVGGSQACGMRGVLVRTGKYRPSDEQHPAVKPSGVVDNLAQAVDLILKHR from the exons ATGATGGCGGCTTGGTACGAGCAGACGGTTGACGGTGTGCTGTTGGATATTACTGGCGTCCTATACAACAGCGGGCCTGGTAGAGGTTCCGTAATTCCAGGATCTGTAGACGCTGTGGATAG ACTGCGCCAGGCAGGACTACCGATACGGTTCTGTACTAATGAAACCACCAGCACAAAGTCAGCTCTTGTGGAGAAGCTCCAGTTTCATGGATTCAACCTGACTGAGGCAGATGTGTTTCCTCCAGCTCCTGCCGTCTGCAGCATCTTGAAACGTCGCCATCTACGCCCTTTTCTTCTCCTTCATCCGA ATGCAAAAGCAAACTTTGCGGAGATCGACACGAGTAACCCAAACTGTGTTGTTATGGGCGATGCAGTGGACGAGTTCTCCTATGAGAACATGAACAAAGCCTTCCAGTTGCTGATGTCCCTGGAGGAACCAGTCCTCATCTCCATGGGTAGGGG GAAGTACTACAAGGAGGACAATGACATTGTCCTGGATCTTGGGGCCTTCATGAAGGCATTAGAG tatGCATGTGATATTGAGGCAGAAGTTGTGGGAAAACCATCACCTTCTTTCTTTAATGCAGCTTTAGAGGACATGGGTGTGACCTCTGACAAG GTTGTGATGGTTGGTGATGATGTTGTGAATGATGTTGGTGGATCTCAGGCATGTGGGATGAGAGGTGTACTAGTCCGCACAGGTAAATACAG acCGTCAGATGAGCAGCACCCTGCAGTGAAACCCTCTGGTGTTGTGGACAACTTAGCTCAAGCTGTGGACTTAATACTGAAACACAGATAG